AACTCCGGGAGATTTACGCTTTGTAGATGTTAACGGAGACGGTGTTATTAATACGGATGACAGAACATATATTGGCGATCCCATACCTGATATCACTATGGGACTAAATTTTTCTTTCGATTATAAAAATTTTGATTTTAATATGTATGCCTTTGCATCTGTTGGCAATGAGATTGTAAGGAATTACGAAAGAAACCAGCCGCTCACAAACAGGACTGTATATTATCTGGACAGATGGAGAGGGCAAGGGACAAGTACTACTTTTCCCAGAGTAACTACCGGAGCAACAGGAAACACCTTATTCTCGGATTTTTATGTGGAGGACGGCTCTTTTGTCAGATTACAAAATATTCAGGTAGGATACACACTGAATGAAGAAAGTACTCAAAAAGTAGGTTTTGATAAAGTTAGATTTTATCTGTCAAGTAATAATCTCTTTACCTTAACCAAATACAGAGGTTATGACCCAACCACATCTAATGGAGCTCCCATAGGTGGTGGTATAGATCAAGGGTTTTATCCAAACCCTAAGACATTTTTATTAGGCTTAAATGTTAATTTTTAATAGCAGAACAATGAAAAAATTAAACTTAAAGTTTTTAATTACTTTAATAGTGTTAGTAACAGCTACTACTTCATGTAATGATGATTTTGTTGATGTGCCTTCAACTGCAGAAAATTCCGAAGATTATTTTAACTCGGAAGCAGACTACCGGAATGCGCTCATAGGCGCATACGATTTATTGCAAGCTACTTATGTAAATGTACTATTAGGAGAAATAGCTTCTGACAATACGCTGTGTGGAGGGGAAAATGCAACGGATGTTATTGGTTTTCAGGAGATTGATGACATGATACACACCCCTCAAAACAGTAATTTAAGAGATTTATGGAGTTGGATGTTTGCAGGGGTAAACAGAGCAAATTATATCCTGGAGTTCCAAAATAAAACAGACTTTACAGGTAAGGAACAGGTGCTGGCACAAGCTCGCTTCCTAAGAGCTTATTACTATTTTGAATTGGTTAAATGGTTTGGAGATGTCCCTTTAGTAGTAGACAGAAGGTTCTTATTCGGAGATCAATTTACAGTTGACAGAACTCCCAGGACGCAAGTATATGCACAAATAGAGGCAGATTTAATATATGCCGCAGACAACCTACCTTACACACAAGCAGAAACAGGTAGAATTACCAAGGGTGCAGCTCAGGCACTATTAGGTAAAGCTTATTTATACCAAAATAAGTTTATCGAAGCAGCTACCGTTTTAGAAAACTTAATTCAAAATGGCCCTCATGATTTGGTGGCTACTCCAAACGATATTTTTGAATTGGATGATGAAAATAATATAGAGTCCGTTTTTGAAGTACAATACTCGGAATTAGAAGGAGCCGGCTTTGGTTGTTTGCAATGTAGTGAAGGTAATGTTGCTGTCGGATTCAGTGGGGTTAGAAACTATGTTGCCGAACCTAATACTCCGGGAGATATTTACTCTTCAGGGTTTAGCTTTAATGTACCTGTACAGGAAGTGGTAGATGAATTTGAAGCAGGAGATCTGAGAAAAGATGTAGCTATATTAGATATAGATGCCTGGGCTGCACAAACGGGAATTAC
This window of the Flavobacteriaceae bacterium genome carries:
- a CDS encoding RagB/SusD family nutrient uptake outer membrane protein; protein product: MKKLNLKFLITLIVLVTATTSCNDDFVDVPSTAENSEDYFNSEADYRNALIGAYDLLQATYVNVLLGEIASDNTLCGGENATDVIGFQEIDDMIHTPQNSNLRDLWSWMFAGVNRANYILEFQNKTDFTGKEQVLAQARFLRAYYYFELVKWFGDVPLVVDRRFLFGDQFTVDRTPRTQVYAQIEADLIYAADNLPYTQAETGRITKGAAQALLGKAYLYQNKFIEAATVLENLIQNGPHDLVATPNDIFELDDENNIESVFEVQYSELEGAGFGCLQCSEGNVAVGFSGVRNYVAEPNTPGDIYSSGFSFNVPVQEVVDEFEAGDLRKDVAILDIDAWAAQTGITFGTGYEHTGYFNRKYIPRKRSANASGDRNLTNPNNYRSIRFADVLLMAAEAFNRRSTPDDAKAQTYLNRVRRRAFGDMAHDISSTGSTLTNAIYHERRVELMGEGHRFFDLVRTGRAAQEIDGFVSGKHELFPIPAIEIQLAGNRWAQNPNY